A single Bicyclus anynana chromosome 19, ilBicAnyn1.1, whole genome shotgun sequence DNA region contains:
- the LOC112048987 gene encoding ATP-dependent DNA/RNA helicase DHX36, whose translation MSRNFNNWSRPRGTRGRSWGASNQRGIPPGLRGKQIGLYFRDQMMKNRKVTKDPVININIPVNIMAAVGKNLSMIEQIAARCNIQLPIADNIKINTDVTELTPDSKKIKVEKDLQDVPPNVNIKTESETTCGPSTSDSTEPMCGQSKPLLGLRRMCDYKYGYEDIITGTFDEKLDECLSKGITINCVNENINNLNASFCTEYENMIQKRAYKDMLQFRQKLPAYVKSKEIYNSIDNNQVIVISGETGCGKSTQVPQIILDEAIRAKKGANVKVLVTQPRRIAASSLAMRVSKERAEVLGKSVGYAVRLERVEERPRASIQYCTTGILLSNLEVNQSLSDYSHIILDEVHERDVHVDLSMCMLKQVLKKRKDLKLILMSATIDADSLSQYFDGCPLLHIEGLAYPVQDIYLEQILEITKFKLGPDRKPSKPKWMQYRNKGVASEMQQDIQYKAEISPWLESKKHELSREVYKTLQDSRIERLELGLIVDLLVHISEKEAPGAILVFLPGIGDIKKLMSIMRDSQYFSSSRFEIYPLHSKLATLEQHRIFARPPENIRKIIIATNIAETSITIDDVVYVVDCGKIKINGLNVETNITTLSTEWVSKANLRQRRGRAGRCQPGICYHLLTSYRAEVIKERLLPELQRSDLLEPVLMIKRLRLGLAADALKMVPSPPASATISWAVKHLQRCGALDSTETLTPLGWHLARLPVHPAAGKLLLLGALFGCLDRAASVAAVWGFKDPFQMVIGKEQEVDQAKRNFALGEPSDHIAISEAIIRWEECRERDRRSFAYDNFLANSTLQLLSEMKNQFGDNLRQMGFLPTGNIKSSYENRNSDNMSLFKAIVAASLYPNIAHVSWSRLNQGWKAPKFVARSPEDGKLSLHPSSVMSTPNVKGGSFVKLCDNPGANWLVYWLKQRSTELFLFDVTFIYTLPLLFFGEFIISDDPQDQRSCFISISNVKVRCKKDSADKLLHLRCLLDKVLASKIDTTTHSTQHNEFEEHVLNTLIQLITAEDEKAEYLGDESFERDDFPESDSSECESERYY comes from the exons ATGTCTCGTAATTTTAACAACTGGAGCAGACCCCGAGGTACAAGAGGGAGAAGCTGGGGTGCTTCCAATCAGCGAGGAATTCCACCAGGACTGCGAGGCAAACAAATTGGGTTGTATTTCAGAGATCAAATGATGAAGAATAGAAAAGTAACAAAGGACCCTgtt ATAAACATAAACATCCCTGTCAATATCATGGCAGCGGTGGGAAAAAATTTATCTATGATAGAACAAATAGCTGCTCGTTGTAACATACAGTTGCCTATTGctgacaatataaaaataaacacagaTGTCACAGAATTAACTCCAGACAGTAAGAAAATCAAAGTTGAAAAGGACCTGCAAGATGTACCACcaaatgttaatattaaaacagaGTCAGAAACAACTTGTGGACCTAGCACCTCAGATAGCACAGAACCTATGTGTGGTCAATCAAAACCACTTCTAGGCTTGAGACGAATGTGTGATTACAAATATGGGTATGAAGATATCATAACAGGAACTTTTGATGAGAAACTTGACGAATGCCTTTCGAAAGGCATCACTATTAACTGTGTTAATGAAAATATCAACAATTTAAATGCATCATTTTGTACAGAATATGAAAACATGATTCAAAAGCGTGCATATAAAGATATGTTACAGTTTAGACAAAAGTTACCAGCATATGTGAAATCTAAGGAAATATATAATTCAATTGATAACAATCAGGTGATAGTTATTAGTGGGGAGACTGGTTGTGGAAAATCTACTCAG gttcCACAAATTATACTAGATGAAGCAATTCGCGCCAAGAAAGGTGCTAATGTTAAAGTTCTTGTAACGCAACCCAGACGCATTGCTGCCTCTTCATTGGCTATGAGAGTGTCCAAGGAAAGAGCTGAGGTTCTTGGAAAGTCAGTGGGGTATGCTGTAAGATTGGAAAG AGTAGAGGAAAGACCGAGAGCTAGCATACAGTACTGCACCACAGGCATACTCCTATCAAATCTAGAAGTGAACCAATCCTTGTCTGACTACAGTCACATCATTCTGGACGAGGTGCATGAACGAGATGTGCATGTAGATCTCTCTATGTGCATGTTGAAACAG GTACTAAAAAAACGAAAAGACTTAAAACTAATCCTGATGAGCGCTACAATAGATGCTGACAGTCTGTCTCAATACTTCGATGGTTGCCCTCTACTGCATATAGAAGGCCTGGCATATCCAGTCCAGGATATATATTTAGAGCAAATACTGGAAATTACTAAGTTCAAGCTTGGTCCAGACAGAAAGCCCTCTAAGCCAAAATGGATGCAATACAGAAACAAAGGAGTTGCGAGTGAAATGCAGCAAGATATCCAGTATAAAGCAGAAATCA GTCCCTGGCTGGAGTCAAAAAAGCACGAGCTTAGTAGAGAAGTATACAAAACACTACAAGATAGTAGAATCGAACGTTTGGAATTAGGCTTAATTGTGGATTTACTGGTACATATCAGTGAAAAGGAAGCACCCGGCGCCATACTAGTATTTTTACCGGGAATCGGggatattaagaaattaatgtCAATAATGCGCGACTCTCAGTACTTTTCGTCGTCCCGTTTTGAAATATATCCTTTGCACTCCAAGTTGGCAACATTGGAACAGCATAGGATATTCGCCAGGCCACCAGAGAATATACGGAAGATCATAATAGCTACAAACATAGCTGAAACTTCCATTACGATAGATGATGTCGTATACGTGGTGGATTGtgggaaaattaaaataaatggctTAAATGTTGAGACTAATATAACGACGTTGAGCACGGAATGGGTGTCCAAGGCTAATTTACGTCAAAG GCGAGGTCGTGCCGGTAGATGTCAACCGGGTATATGCTATCATCTCCTAACGTCTTACCGAGCGGAAGTAATCAAGGAGCGTCTGTTGCCGGAGTTGCAACGCAGCGACCTTCTGGAACCGGTGCTGATGATAAAGAGGCTCCGGCTTGGCTTGGCGGCAGACGCCTTGAAAATGGTGCCATCGCCACCGGCTAGTGCCACCATTAGCTGGGCAGTGAAACACTTGCAAAG gtgtGGTGCATTGGACAGCACGGAGACTCTGACCCCTCTAGGATGGCATCTAGCCAGGTTACCCGTGCACCCGGCTGCGGGGAAACTGTTGCTTCTCGGCGCACTGTTCGGCTGCCTCGACCGTGCCGCCAGCGTCGCTGCGGTCTGGGGCTTTAAAGACCCTTTCCAAATGGTTATCG GCAAAGAACAAGAAGTGGACCAGGCGAAACGTAATTTCGCGTTGGGTGAACCCAGCGACCACATAGCTATATCCGAAGCCATCATAAGATGGGAAGAATGTCGGGAAAGAGATCGCCGTTCCTTCGCTTACGACAACTTCCTGGCCAACAGCACTCTACAATTACTGTCAGAAATGAAGAATCAATTTGGAGACAATTTGCGACAGATGGGATTTTTGCCGACGGGAAATATAAAATCTTCGTATGAGAATCGAAACTCGGATAATATGAGTTTGTTTAAAGCTATCGTGGCTGCCTCGTTGTATCCGAATATTGCTCATGTAAG TTGGTCTCGCTTAAACCAAGGCTGGAAGGCTCCCAAATTTGTGGCAAGGAGCCCTGAAGATGGCAAACTGTCACTACATCCAAGCAGTGTAATGAGTACTCCAAATGTGAAAGGCGGAAGCTTTGTCAAGCTATGTGACAACCCGGGTGCCAACTGGTTGGTCTACTGGTTGAAGCAGCGGTCAACggaattgtttttatttgacgTCACATTTATTTACACACTGCCATTATTGTTTTTTGGGGAATTTATAATTTCCGATG ATCCTCAAGATCAGCGTAGCTGTTTCATATCAATTTCAAATGTAAAAGTTCGATGCAAAAAAGATAGCGCTGACAAACTCCTTCACTTGAGATGTCTTTTAGACAAAGTTCTTGCATCAAAAATTGACACTACGACTCATTCCACACAGCATAATGAGTTTGAAGAACATGTTTTGAA